Genomic window (Juglans microcarpa x Juglans regia isolate MS1-56 chromosome 2S, Jm3101_v1.0, whole genome shotgun sequence):
GTGGGTTCGTGGAGGTGAAGGATTTTTGTCCCATTAGTCTCGTTAGTGGAGTGTGCAAGATCATTtcgaaggttcttgctaatCGAGTGAGCGATGTTATGGGGAAGATCATTACAAAgtcacaaaatgcttttgtgaagGGAAGGCAAATTCTTGACTCTATcgtattgctaatgaatgtttggagagtAGAATTCATAGTTGGAGCGCCAACATCCTTTGTaaacttgacatggagaaggcttttGATTATGTTAAATGGATTTTTTGGTGTACATTCTTGGCAGGTTTTgttttggggagaggtggtgtAAGTGAATGAAGCATTGCATCTCTACTGTTAGATTTTCGGTTTTGGTTAATGGCACCTCTGCGGGTTTTTTTAATAGCTCTCAGGGATTGAGACATGGGGACCCTTTATCcgctttcctttttgttttagcAATAGATGTTTTGAGCAGAATGTTGAAGGCGGCGGTGGATATAGGTTTTATCTCGGGTTTCTCGGTGGGTTGCTCTTCACGTGGTAGTATTAATGTTTCTCATTTACTCTTCGATGATGACGCTTGGATCCTTTGTGAGCTGCACCCTGGCTAGATTTGTTCGTTACGGGTAGTTTTGCTATGTTTGGAAGCTGTTTCCAGCTTGAAGGTGAATTTTTCAGAGTATGAAATGGTCCCCGTTGGTTTGGTCAATAACTTAGGGGATTTGGCTGATATTTTGGGGTGTAAGGTATCTACTTTGCCAGTGAACTATCTTGGTCTCCCCTTGGGGACATCTCATAAATCCAAGGCAATATGGGACGGggttattgagaagattgaatgTAAATTTGTTGGTTGGAAAAGgatttatttatctaaagggggaagaatcACTTTAATCAAGAGTACCTTATCTAACATCCCAACTTATTTCTTATCCTTATTTCTTTTGTCTACAGGAGTGGCTAATAGAATGGAAAAGATCTTTCGTGCTTTTCTGTGGTGAGGTTTCAAGGACGAGAAAAATTCCATTTGCTTAAATGGGACAATATTTGTACTCCTTTATCTTTTGGAGGTTTGGGGATTAGAAagttgagaatttttaataaggcacttttagggaaatggttgtggcggtaCCATCAAGAAGGGGATTGATATGAACCCCAccaacaattgtgatgaaacccgataacaatgatggcttggaaccccaagatcgtattgacaagatttgttgagccttgaccagtcacccaactagatgaaaaccaagactacgaaggattgaaaacgccacaccaagaaatcagaatcaaggtgataagtttggagcttgaacgccacaagattaacttgataagttcaaagagttctttgaagaaccaagaggaacacaagacctcacaaagacaaatatgcttctgaaatttcaaatctgGGATGTCCTCTGGAGAATTGTTATTGATGCCAAATATGGGAGTATTTGGGAGGTTGGTGCTCAAATAAAGTAAGAGGGGGAGTATGGTGTGGTAGTGTGGAAATTTATTCGAAACAGATGGAAGGATTTCTCCAGAAATCTCAAATTTGAGGTGGGTATGGGTATCCAGATTAGATTTTGGCATTATCTATGGTGTGGAGATGATGTCCTAAAGAATGTTATTCCTTCTCTTTTTAGGACTACTTTCGATGAAGGTACTTTTGTGGCTCATTATATGGATAATTCTGCTGGTTTTATTCAGTAGTTAGTGAGATTTACTAGAGATGTCCATGATTGGGAGGTGGCAGACATCTTGTTATATGCTCTAAACATAAAGTCAAGAGGGGATGATAGATTGCTTTGGACTCATCCTGGAAATAAGAATTTTTCGGTTAGATCTTTGTACAAGGTCATGGTGATACATTCTCCTGCTGATAttccttggaaaaatatttggagaagcAAAGTGCCTCTCAAGGTGgctttttttggttggttggcTTCTCATGGGAAAATTCTTTCAATTGATAAGCTGAGAAGGCGTGGTATAGTTGTAATGAATTGGTGTTTTATGTTCAAAAGGTGTGGAGAATCGGTGGATCACCATCTTTTCCATTGTAATGTGGCTAAGGCTTTATGGGATGGGATTTTTGTTAGGTTtggcattgcttgggtgataCCCAAGAGGGTGGTGAATCTTTTGGCTTGTTGGAGAGGTATTTAAGGCAATCGACAAATTGCGGTTGTTTGGAAGATTGTGCCTCTATGCCTTATCTTATGTGTAGGGGTGTAATCGCTCggggagggggggagggggttCACTGACCCCTTCATTTTTGCCGATCCAGACCGATTACCCCTATAGACCAGACTAGACTGTTAGCTATCGGTGCGGTCGGTccaagaacattttttttcctcttttttctttttgagtaaaattaaaattaagtgagctctttaataatttatatatagttaatgaatattaataatttcattgtatatatattatattctttatgcttacttgcaacttaggtatcttaaaaaaaattgtctaattactttaattatgtgtagatagtagagtatgtatctaCAGATAATAACATGatttatcatatgatatattagttaattgatagcatatattatttaacattttatatggtcaatgatgatcccttagatgaaaattatataattaacttatgctactactatataaaataatatatcgtatctataaaatattttaaaatgtgtatatatatatatatatacattcggTTGGTCTTGATCTGGTCCGGTTCAAAAAACCACTCCTCGGGACCTTCGATTACCGAATTTTTCTATATGTTGGGACCAAGACTGACCAATAAGACTATCAGTCCAGTTCAGTTAGTTTTTTTGGTCTGGATTATAGTCTTACAGCCTTACTTATGTCGTGTGTTTGGATTGAGAGCAATGGGCATTGTTTCGACaatagagatttttttctttcattcattgtTGGTTTGGGCTTCGGTTATTGTATTGGATGGGACTAGTCTTAATGACTTTATGCTGTTTTTCCagctttagtttgtaattagaTGTCTCTCTTGTATAAttcctgtgtacttgagctatgcctaattatgtggattaataaattttcttacttataaaaaaaaatataaatctagAGTGCATCTTGGGTCCAGAGGTGGTGTAAGTCATGCTTTACACCACCCAATGGGAGGCTGACACATTATCCACCCATTGTATTATAAATAAGGCAAGATGTGCAAGATTATTGCTCATATATGAAGAAATATAGCCCTATTGCCATATTTTGCCTAAACCCGCCAACGCCAACCACCCACTCCAGCACACCATAAACCAATTCTCTTTGGGAAACGAGACAATCAAATTCATGCTCTGATTTGTATGTGGATTGAGAGAACTAGAAATTGTGAGTGTCTTTTTGGAGGGGTATCACCAGATAGGGGTAGCAATTCATGTCATGAGTATTAGACTATATGGGTCAACCCGAACACgactcatttaattaaacgggttgaccctaaaaccctaacacgacctaTATAAATAACTGGTGACACGATCTGCCCAAAATTTTATTGGGTTAATTTGGACCCGACCCATTTAATCTGTTTAACCCGCTTAACCcacgtcatttttttttttttttttttcaatgtcgGGGAACCTCAGGTAGGGCCTTTTGGACCCACCCCCTACAGAGTAAACTTCAGTCCCGTGCACCGTATCCTCAAGTTTCCCTACACAGAACAGATTAAATCTCTGGCTTTTCACCTggaggtgtggccccaaaggattgtttgcacccatgagatgTTAAACCTTGGACCTTAAAGGGaatgataccccaagaccaagactTTCatcacttgggccaaccccttggggttaaaCCCGCatcatataaatgggttgagttgatccatatatttattttttaacccataTAAACTAACATATAATACAAAGACAACCATATAAATCATTTACAAGTATAATtggattcatgataaaatattttattatcaatatccaaaccaataatatgtaagaaaattaatattttataaaataaaattacatattaataaaaaaaagtttaatagttTGATATATGAAGtagtcaaatactaatattaatattgaatcccaacaataaaaaaaggcatataaaactaaatatttataaaatttgaaaatagaatttatttgtgTTATTCAGGTTGATTGCGTGTTTCACGGGTTGACCCTCAATTGACCTgtttattaatcgtgtcttatcaggtcaatccgttttgacgaAAACCCAAATCTGCTTATTTCGTGTCGGGTTCACGGGTCATGTCATATATTGTCATCCCTATCTCCAGAATTCCAAAAAGTTCTAGTGCAACACATCAAAGGTTATCTTCTTGTCATCACTGGACATAGAAAATACATGACAAAGGTAAATGTCAACTGTACAAACTGTGAAGTATTGAAACAAACTTAaacgaagaagaaaacaaatgaaaaacaaacACTGCAGATCTATACCCATCAACACAAGCAACTGAAATTCCCCATTGAAATTCACCAAGAGCCCACTATACCCAAAGCCCAGATTCCTAGACTTTAATTATCAACAAAAGGAGGTAGATTTTGTCCTGTTTGAAATACAAATAGAGGGTTTGAAATACAAATAGAGGGAACCCAGCAATTCAAGCTTCTCAAATATGAGAGCAACCTGCAGTTACATGGCTTCAGAGTGTGTATTTAAGCTTCCCATCATCTCCAGAGTATACATTATAGCTATGGTTTGTTGTGCTGAAGATGATGACAAGAAAGGAAGCAACAGAGGTTGTCCATGTCATAGAGCGGTGATTGGAGTTGGTAGCAACGGAGAGTAGTGACGGAGAGGAAAGTAGAAGGGATGAGATGAAGTTTGGGCGACATTAACATAGATTTCAGCTCTGCACCTTCttaattgagagagagatccaGTGCAGCCTGATTTATTTGAAAGCACAATGGGAGGCTTACCACTTACATGTCACCTCCCATTGGACGGTGTAAAGCTCAGCTTTACCCCTTGCCTGGATTCAAGATTTTTTCTGTAAATTTATCATGTCTTGTATTCtggaattaaaattaaaaaatatatattttagaggTTGACGTGGGGATGGCTGTGGCAGTTGCTGTGATActgttgtattgttttttttcccgTGGCAGTTTAGGTCAAACATATATGATCCTTGCTACATCCttaatataatgtaaaaataaatgtatagcATCCATTCgcatttatgaaaattgtagcAAGAATGTAGTGCCCGATTATGATCATTCCTGTCTTGTGTGGTGATCTGTTGGTTTAACTGTGCGCTGGTTATGCatgaagaagatcaagaagctTTTTTTGGAGTTTCGAATCTAAGAGTCAAACTTGCTgctttcttgtttccttttcttttattacatCTGGAAAGACACTcaatggattttcattttctgcaGGGCGAAGGTTCTGCTGTATGGGTTGCTGCACCTGGGCGAGACATATCCAACATGCCAACCAGTTCAATTTATAACCTTCCACCGCAGGGACAGCATATGACTTTTACCCCAACGCAGGCTGGCCATGGCACCTTTCCTGGTGTCTATCACCCTGCGCAAGCAGTAACGGCAGCAGTTGTTCATCCACTTCTGCAACAGTCTCAGTCAATGGCTGAAGCTGTTGATATGGTGGGACCAGGTGGCAGTGTTTATCAGCAGCCTCAGCAAGCACAGATCAATTGGTCAAGTAACTACTGAAACAGTGATCagagttttaattttttctctctttataaaCAGCAGAACAAGAAATTCAAGTCCAATCTTTGGATTTTTTGTGGGAACTCCAGCAAGTTTGGATGGAGGGACACATAAAGACGATACAACGCTGACTGGATTGTAGTGTAAATCCGCTGAAGGGGGCTGAAAAAGGTGATGTCCACCTGTAACCGATATTGACCACTTTTAAGTTAGTCAAGGTAGGTATGTGCAGGTATTCTCTTTCTAGCTGCTGCTAGATATTTCACCGTTTTCCCCTTTGAATAGTACCAAACTTTtcctcttttgttttaaattctgAAGTCTTTCAACTCTAGAGTTTATTGTTGAGTGGTGAGAATCTCTTtcattctccttcttcttcttcttttttgatgTCTGAGGTGTTAAAAAGTTCTTGGAAGGTAAGATATAGGTTGTTGGAGAGACATTCGGTCCTTTCTTTCATCTTTCTGCTGTCTTACCTGTAAAGTGAATTTTGATAGTAAGCAAAGGATTTATGTTAactattatgtttttttttttttttttccttcttaaaaCGAAGGCTAACATGTCAATTATTTTGCTTATCTCACGTGTCATTGATGCTTGATGCTTGCTTCGTCTATAGGATTTTGGGGGAAAGTTTCAGGAATCTCTTATTCCCATACATAGTAGAAAAGCCCAAGATTTGGTATTTCACACTTCGCTTTGTTGACAATATTGTCCTCTGAGAATGTAGACGCCGCCCATtggtatttaatttaattaattaattgtatgaAATGTCTTCTAATTACGTGAgtgtcttaattttaatgtaccCTGAAAACATGCTAAGCGTCTGCCAAGGAAAAGCATATGCGAATTGGTGTGCCTAGTTGTGGAAATGTTTTGCAAATTATGTTTACTTGAATGGATGAAATTCCATCCCCTTACATATGAAGTATTACTGTTCAATATCTGGATTTTACAATGCACTAAAACTCATAGGCGCCGAGCATGAGGAAATGTATGTAGATTGTTTGATTGACTACTGTAAAATTAGAATCAATGTATGCCAAACCGTGAGAACCCCATGAAGGGATGACTTGTACTGTGTTTATGCTTGGGGGCATTCAAGTGACTGCCACCCTTAAGCTATAACTTTCTGCTTGCATGGAGTCTTTTTAGCTTAAGTTCTTGGCTCAACTGATTCAAGTGCTAATCTCTATGTTCTACCGGTAAAAAGTCAATAATTTACCTTATTAGTGTGATGTGGTTGTGTTGCACGGATCCGAAATTTAGTCAGGTAAAATACTTGTTGAATTTACATGATTTCTAGAGTTCCTTGTCATTAGAAAGAAGTGtgaaaacatataataaatatcaaCCAATGACATGACAAAGAGagattacaaaataaatatcaatgtTATGCACTTTCATGGTTTTAATTACACCGATGGTACGATCACAAGTACACCACCATGAGGCTTTAGACATTGCCCATAAGCAAATATTTCACCCTTCATATCATTGTTGGACTCTTTTTATCTATAACGATATGTACTATTATTTTGTAGGGTaacataaagaaaattattacttattttttaaatataaaggtATTGTTTTCGTCTtatcataataatataatatgtcacgtaattataaatatttataaacataaatttaattatttgatgtgatatgtgCGTAAAACGTGATTGAAATTATAgaacatttttaataattaaaaaaaatattttaatttactataaatttatgaattgatgtaatatttaaaaaattatttaaattttataaaatttatttataacgaaagtctttagtttttaaaagaattgtgcTACATATAAGTCTTACATTTTgtacatcatttaaaaaatatataattttactcttttatctttatattttatgtttcatgaataaatttatatacttttaaatgatgGGTAAGAGGGTAATAtttatgtatagaatttttcttctaaaaactAAGAGCGGTTTTGGTAAAACCCTAGTTATATTTTTGTATCCACCAGAGCCTGGAGGAAAGCAGCAGCACGTCTCCGACACTCCTTATTCCAAGTAAACCTTAACCCTAGATGCCCTTTACCTATGCCCCGAAATCGAAatctcatcttataaaaaagaccccatttttcttttacgcGGAATCGCTGGTTTAGCTGTTTGATTAGCTCTGAGAAATTTAGACTTCGACTGGTTGCAAAGTTAGCGAGGTCGGGCATGGCTGAAGAAACCCTCGTGGCAGAACCTGCAAAGGTTCCGAGGAAGAGGAGGTTAACGAAGAAGAAGGCCTCTAGGGCTAAGAAAAACCCAAAGAAACCAATGTTAGAGGGCATTGGTCCGAACATCATCAAGGTTAAGAAGATTGACTGGAAAATGAATAAACTGTTCCGTAAGCGAGCGCGAGAGTATAATTCGGATGAGGATAATGACAACGACTCTATGGCCGTCACTGGAGATGACGAATCATCCGAGCTAGAAGAAGTGGCTATGGATAATGGAGCTTCcgatgatgaagaaaatgatgaaattattCCCGGAATTACGAAGTTTGTGGAGGGTTGTAGAGCATTCAGGATTGCATTCAGGAGTATTATCAAGAAGAGTGTGCCTGATAATTCACTTGTAAGCTACCTAGCTGTTTGGTTTCTTTTCCAGACTGGCATTTTTATAAAGATTGCTCTGCTTTGCAGGGCCCGGTGCTGTCGGCGCACAAGAAGCTCATTGCAGAAAAGCTTGCGGAAGAGGAGGCTGAGAGGAAGATCAAGGGTGATGCCAAGAAGGAAAAGCTCTTGGTAATTCAATCTAAAAAAGTCGATTATTCTGTCGAACAGATGTGTTTATGTGTGCTTGTGTCTATTTAATTGACATCCGTCTCTCACCTGATCCGATTGGTTGCTCATCAGACTTCCGCCTTCCATATAATATAGGTGGGAGAAAAGGGGCATGTTAAACCCGATAATTATTTGGATTCGCATGCAAAGTTCCTAGTAGGCGTTGCTACAAAAGGAGGTAcggtttttatgtttttttgtttaggATCATGTGATGAGAGCAATGGTTTTATCAGATTGATTTTTATCCTCAATAATTCTAACTAAGTTCACATTACCGTGTGTGTTGCCGGAGTTTCAGTGGTCAAGTTGTTTAATGCTGTAAGTTCTACATGAAGCTTTTCCATTttgtcctcttttttttttctttacttaaatattgattatttttcatttcattttgttcGATTGTTTCTATTGCAATCACGTTCAGTTCTGAACTTCTGTCTTTTGTTATTTATGCAGGTCAATAAAGCACAAAATGCTCCGAAAGGTCTGAATCCTTTGAGGTCTAAGGATGCAAAAGGTATGCTGATAGATGGCGCATCTACAGTTGTCACCGTAGACAACTGTGGATGGCGCATCTACAATTTGAGACCCACTTATTCCTTGATCTACCATATCTCGTAGCCCAGTTGTTTGTTGTCACCACATCGATGTGAATACCTTTCTCTAGTTATAGCCTAAGATGCTACCTTCCCAAAAAGATTTGGGGATTACTTTCCTTGTAAATGCAATTTGTCAAGTATTACTGAGTCTCGGATGATTGAGTTTCAGAATCACatatttctctcttgtataccatctgtgtacttgggctatgcctaattatgaggatcaataatttttcttacttatcaaagaaaatgtttcaGAATCACATATTCATGTCAAGTTCTTTCAGTATGTACATGGGTGTTATTAGATTGCAATTTGtggttttatttcattttttttaatgtttttcttaTGCCTATGTACGTATCTTTGAACCTCTGAAATTAAGTTTTAACCTTTTGCCTGccatttctaatttcttttcttttgagtgCCCAGAAAGCCTTGGTGTGAACTACTAATATGGCAGGTGGACATAAACTTCCCATTACAATCAACATATCCGAGAACTTCCATAAACTGTTTCAAGTTCTGGTGTCCCTCCACAAACATCTAATTTTAACATCTAAGCTACTGCTTTGATCATTGCGACCAAGTGCGCTCCATGACCAAACATCTACAAGACTATGGAAGATTCATATGTGGTTGTTATTGAAAGC
Coding sequences:
- the LOC121251756 gene encoding RRP15-like protein — protein: MAEETLVAEPAKVPRKRRLTKKKASRAKKNPKKPMLEGIGPNIIKVKKIDWKMNKLFRKRAREYNSDEDNDNDSMAVTGDDESSELEEVAMDNGASDDEENDEIIPGITKFVEGCRAFRIAFRSIIKKSVPDNSLGPVLSAHKKLIAEKLAEEEAERKIKGDAKKEKLLVGEKGHVKPDNYLDSHAKFLVGVATKGVVKLFNAVNKAQNAPKGLNPLRSKDAKALRKRRKETFFSELGKASQPAANTPAKGGTSTSQVDVEGPSWAPLRDNYMLTNSKLKDWDKFPEASVVDDFRSMS